The Bacteroides fragilis NCTC 9343 genome includes the window TTTCAGTTATTATTAGAAGTGCCTTTTCGTGCTTTAGTAAGTCCTTTTTTAGCTCCATTGTATTTTGTTGTTGCATTATTTTATTTGTCGATATTAAATAAAAGAAATATAGATAATTTAATTAATAAATTTATCTATATTTCATTAGGTGTATTTATAATAGAATGTTTATGGAGAATGAGTCATCCGTCATTACCTAAAGGAGTTGATGAAGTTGTTGTAGGTGCAGATAGATGGTTTTATTTGTTTAAAGGTGGAGGACTGATGTATTCTGAAACGAATGGATTGGCAATTCATATAATAATTGTTTACTTTTTTGTTGTCTGGTGGTCTTTACTGCATAAAAAGAATATGTTAATAGAAAAGAGTTGTTTATTAGTTCTTATTATATTGACTTTCTCAAGAGCTGCATTGATTTCTATTCCTTTGGGCTGGCTTTATATGTATTGTATTGGGAGAATGTCTAAGAAAATACAGATATTCTTGTTTTTTTTAGTATTGGTTATTACTATTGCTGTTATGCCTACCTTAATATCTAATTTGGAAAGTGATCCCAGTACAGCAATGAAATTAAGTGTGTTTGCGGAAATATTAGAATATTATAAGCATATTGATCTTCTTCCATTTTTATATGGAATTGGAAATTATAATAGTATGAATGTTTTTTCAATATATGCCCATAATTATCTTTTGGTGTTTTTAGTAGAAATGGGATTTCTTGGACTACTTTTATTACTGTTTCAATTTCTTTTTTTCATAAAGGTTTCTAGAGGACAGTTTTTATTTGTTTTCGTACCTTTTTTTGTTCAAGTAATGTCTTCTACTACAATTTTTATTCCACATTTATATATAATTGCTGCAATTATTGTTTATTATTCTACTTATTATGAAAAAGATAAAAATATTATTTCTTAGTTCTTCTTTAGAAAATTCTGGCCCCGTTAATGTCCTATTTAATATTATAAAATATTTAGATCGGGAAAAGATGGATGTAACTATTTTATCATTAGGGCATTCAAAGAATAAATCACGTAAAGAAGAATTTAAAGCACTTGTAGGATTGAATGTAGTAGAATTGCACTATAAAAATATTTGTCAATCATTTTGTCAATATTTTAATTTTATGAATTCATATAAGTTTGATATTATACATGCTCATTGTTTACGTTCATTACTATTTATTTTTTTAATAAATTCAAATAGTTTGAAATTCTATACAATTCATATTTTCCCAGGTTATCAAACGTTGGCTATTCAAGGCAAATTGAGGGGAAAGGGATTAAATATATTGAGTCGATTTTTAATAAAAAGAACAGATGTAAATATAGCTTGTGCAGATTTTTTAAGAAGGGAAATTATTGATAGTATAACATCACATTGCTTGTCTGTACCTAATGGTGTTGAGGCGAAAGCTAAGATATCGGTATTTGAGAAGAATGTTTTAAAGTCTAAATTATCTTTAGATTTAAAGATGCAGTATTTTATTTTTATAGGTCGCTTGTCTGTGGAAAAAAGACCTATGTTTCTCATTGAAAATTTTATAAAGTCATTTCCTAAAGAATATGGATTGATAATACTAGGTGATGGCCCATTGTTATCCCAAATATTGCCTTTCAATTCTGAACGTATTCGTGTTTTAGGTTTTAAAACTAATGTTTTTGATTATCTTGTAGCATCGGATTTTTATATTTCTGCTTCTGTTGTAGAAGGACTAGCGAATACTTTTTTAGAAGCTTTATCTGTTGGATTGCCTTGTTTAGTTTCAAATATTCCTTCACATAGAGAAGTCTTATCTGGTTCAGAAGAGTTTATAGGTTTAGATTTTGAAACAGATGATGGTGATGATTTTCAATATAAAGCTTTGTGTTTTTTGGAGCAGATTTCAAAAAATACGAAATTAAATGTAGCTCGATATTTTGAGAAATATTATACTGCTAAAAGAATGTCTGAAGATTATCAAAAAATATATATAAGTAAATATACTGAGAAAAAAGATGTTTAAAGACAAAACCCTTTTAATTACCGGTGGAACAGGTTCTTTCGGTAATGCTGTATTGAAAAGATTTTTGGATTCCGATATCAAAGAGGTTCGTATTTTTTCCCGTGATGAAAAGAAGCAAGACGATATGCGCCATCGCCTTCAAAATAAGAAGGTGAAATTCTACATTGGTGATGTACGTGATAAACGTTCTGTGGATGGAGTGATGAATGGGGTGGACTATATTTTCCATGCTGCTGCACTGAAACAGGTTCCCTCTTGTGAGTTTTTCCCTGTTCAAGCTGTTCGGACAAATGTATTAGGTACTGAGAATGTGCTTGATTCAGCCATTGAGCATGGAGTCAAGAATGTAGTTGTGCTCTCGACGGATAAGGCTTGTTATCCTATCAATGCCATGGGGATCAGTAAGGCCATGATGGAAAAGGTCGCTATTGCTAAAGGACGTCAAATGGGAGAGGGTGGTCAAACTACCATCTGCTGTACCCGTTATGGCAATGTGATGGCAAGCCGCGGATCAGTGATCCCTTTGTGGGTGGAGCAAATGAAGGCCGGCAAGGATATCACAATAACCGATCCGAACATGACTCGTTTTATGATGACACTGGATGATGCAGTTGATCTGGTGATTTATGCTTTTCAGCATGGGCATAATGGCGACTTGTTTGTCCAAAAAGCACCTGCAGCTACTCTTGATACGCTAGCCCGTTCTTTAAAGGAAATTTACAAAATGGATACCCCCGTACGTGTTATCGGTACACGTCATGGTGAGAAACTTTATGAATCATTAGTGACTCGTGAGGAAATGGCCAAGGCGGAAGATATGGGTAATTATTATCGGATACCTTGTGATGCCCGTGATCTTAATTATGATAAATATTTTGTGGAAGGACAAGAGAAGGTCTCTAAATTCGAGGACTACCATTCACATAATACCCATCGTTTGGATGTGGACGGAATGAAACAGTTGTTATTGAAACTTGATATGATAAAGGAGGATGTATGCTTAAAGTAATGACGATTGTCGGAACTCGTCCTGAGATCATAAAGTTGAGTCGTGTGATGGCTGAGTTGGACAAATACACTGAACATATTATGGTTCATACCGGTCAGAATTTCGATTATGAACTGAATGAAATCTTTTTTCAGGAACTTCGCATCCGTAAGCCGGACTATTTTCTGGATGCTGCCGGAAAGAATGCCGCAGAGACGATAGCCAATGTAATCCGTAAATCGGATGAATTGATGGACCAAGTGAAACCGGATGCTTTATTGTTGTATGGTGATACTAATAGCTGTATTTCCGTGATTTCCGCAAAACGGCGTAAGATTCCTATTTTTCATATGGAGGCTGGTAACCGCTGTTTTGACCAGCGTGTTCCTGAAGAGATCAATCGTAAGATTGTGGATCATTTGAGTGATATCAATATGCCTCTTTCAGAGCATGCACGTAAATACTTGCTGGCTGAAGGGTTACGTCCGGAGACCGTGATCAAAATCGGATCGCCAATGACAGAGGTTTTGATCTATCATAAGGCGGAAATAGAAGAGAATGATGTTTTAGAAAAAGAGGGGTTGAAAAAAGGTGATTACTTTATTGTAAGTACGCATCGTGAGGAAAATGTGGATTCCGAGAAGAACTTTTCCGACCTGCTTTCTTCTCTGAACGCCATTGTGGACAAATATCATAAAAAGGTGATTGTTTCCACCCACCCCCGTACCCGCAAAAAGTTGGAATCTATTGGCTTTATTAATTCCAATCCGATGATTGAGTTTATGAAACCTTTTGGTTTCATGGAGTATATCAAACTTCAACAGAATGCTTTTTGTGTTATTTCTGACAGTGGTACGATCACGGAGGAATCTTCTATTCTTCATTTTCCGGCTATAACTATCCGTCAGGCACACGAGCGACCTGAAGGTATGGATGAAGGGACGCTGATCATGACCGGATTGAATAGTGACCGTATTCTGGAGTCTATCGAAATTGTAACTTCCCAGTATGCAGAAGGTGCAGACGTAATTCACTCTATTCCTGATTATGCTTCGGATAATGTATCTAAAAAAGTAGTCCGTATCATTCTTTCCTATACAGATTATATCAACCGTACGGTTTGGCATAAAGAAATCTAGTTCCTGTTTTTTATTTTTTTATGGTTAAAAAGAAGATTCTGTTGTTCGGCGCCACAGGTATGGCCGGGCATATGGCTTATTATTATCTGCAATGTACGGGGAAATACGATCTTGTGAATGTAGTTTATCGTACCCAATTGACTGATGATAGTATTGTTGTGGATGTGACGGATGGGGATGCTGTCAGTCGGCTCGTTCGTGAAGTCCGTCCTGATTTTATCCTGAATTGTATTGGCGTATTGATAAGAGGTTCCAGAGAACATCCGGACAATGCTATTCTGATAAATGCATGGTTCCCTCATTTGCTCAAGAAACTATCGGATGAAGTGGGAGCAAAGTTGATTCATATCAGTACGGATTGTGTTTTCTCCGGTAAAAAAGGTAACTATTCAGAAACTGATTTCCGGGATGCTGACGATGTTTATGGTCGTAGCAAAGCACTCGGTGAGATAATCAATGACAAAGATCTGACAATCCGTACTTCTATCATAGGTCCTGAATTGAAGGAGAATGGCGAAGGCTTGTTTCATTGGTTTATGCATCAGCATGGTTGTGTGAATGGTTTCCAGACTGCTATTTGGGGAGGTGTGACCACTCTGGAATTGGCGAAAGCCATTGATGTGGCCATCGATCAGGGAGTAACCGGTTTAATACAACTGAGTAATGGCCTTGGTATAAGTAAATTTGATTTGTTACATCTGTTTTCCCGTATATGGCACAAACAAGATGTTGAGATCCTGCCATTTGATGGAAATGGAATAGACAAGTCGATCGCAAAGTCCGCAAGATTTAGTTATGTTGTACCCGGATATGAAGAGATGCTTCGGGAACAATATGATTGGATGCAGAATAAACAGGAGCTATACCGAACTCTATATTTATGAAAATATTATTGGTTTCCCAATACTTCTGGCCAGAGACATTTCGTGTTAATGATTTGGCGCAAGAGCTTGTATTACGGGGTAACGAAGTGACAGTCTTAACAGGAAAACCTAATTATCCTCAAGGGGCTATTTATAAGGGATATAGTTTTTGGGGCTATAAAAAAGAATATTATAAAGGTATTGAACTGATTCGTGTTCCGTTAATACCTCGTGGTAAAGGTTCAGGGTTGCGTTTGGCATTGAATTATTTGTCTTTTGTATTGTTTTCTTGTTTATATATACTTTTTCATAAGCGAAAGTTTGATGTTTCTTTAACATTTGCAATTTCTCCTATTACTCAGGTGTATGCAGCTCTACTTCACAAAAAGCTGTTTGGTAGTCGTGCTTATCTTTGGGTTCAGGATTTGTGGCCTGAAAGTGTGTCCGCTGCGGGTAAGATGAATTCTGGTTTAGTATATCGAATGTTAACTAAGATGGTACAAAGTATCTATCAAAAAGTCGATGGGATTTGTATACAGTCGGAAGCCTTTAGTCAGTCCATACTGCAAAAAGGAGATTATAAGCATAAAATTAGTTATATTCCTAACTGGGCTGAAGATTTGTTCACTGATGATTCTTTGATTAATAAGGAACATTTTAAGTCGTTGATCCCTGATGGATTTGTTGTAATGTTTGCTGGTAATATAGGAGAGGCCCAAGATTTTGATTCAATATTGAAAGCTGCCATTCGGACCAAAGAGTATAAAGATATTAAGTGGGTAATTGTTGGCGATGGACGAAAAAAAGAGTTTGTAGAGCAGCAAGTTAAAGAGTTGAATTTATGTGATACTGTTTTTTTATTAGGACGCTATCCTTTGGAAGACATGCCGGATCTGTTTATTCATGCAGATGTAATGCTTGTCTCTTTAAAAGACCAGAATATTTTCTCTTTAACTATTCCATCAAAGATACAATCTTATATGGCTTTTGGAAAACCTATTATTTCTATGATAAATGGTATTGGTAATGAAATAATAAAGGAGGCAAACTGCGGCTTTACAGCTAATGCCGGAGATTTTGAATCGTTGGCAAACAATGTGAAAAGATTATCTCGAATGGATAAAAATATGCTGTATGAAAAAGGGAGAGCCGGGAAGGAATATTATCAATTATCTTTTGCAAAGAAAAAGATAATTGATAATTTAATAGAAGTTTTTCAATCTGAGTGATTTATTTTAATAATGGAATTAAATGAATATTCTTATTACAGGGGCTTATGGATTTGTAGGCACTAATCTGATTAATAATTTAAAAATTAAACACAACCTTTACGGACTTGATATCGTGCGTCCGACAAGAGAAGGTGTACTGAAAACATTTTGTTGGAAAGATATTGATCCAGAGTCATTCCCATTACAAACTCTCCCCCAATTTGATGCAATCATTCATCTTGCCGGAAAGGCTCATGATACGAAAAAACAATCAGCTGCTCAGTCTTATTTTGATATTAATACCGGTCTGACTCAAAAGATATTTGATTTCTTTTTGGAGTCTTCTGCGAAGAAATTCATATTTTTTAGTTCAGTAAAAGCTGCGGCTGATAGTGTAGTGGGAGATATGCTTACTGAGGATGTTATTCCGGCTCCTATTGGTCCTTATGGGGAAAGTAAAATAAGAGCTGAAGAGTATATAAAGGAACATTTTGCATTTCCCACTGTCTCCTCCTGCGAGTGTTCTCCTTTTCGGGAGATGACTTCGGTTACAGAAAAACAGGTTTATATATTAAGACCTTGTATGATTCATGGTCCGGGGAATAAAGGAAATCTGAATCTATTGTATAATGTGGTGAAGAAAGGAATTCCCTGGCCATTGGGTGACTTCGAAAATCGTCGTTCGTTTACTTCAATTGATAACCTATGCTATGTGATTGAGGGATTATTGACTAAAGAGGTACCTACGGGCATTTATCACATGGGGGATGATGAAGCTTTATCAACAAATGAGTTGATTGCCATCATGTGTGAGGCAATGGGAAAACAGCCCCATATCTGGAAGATGAATAAGGGCTTTATGGAAGGATGTGCCGGACTGGGAACTTTACTCCATTTGCCACTGAATACGGAAAGGCTTCGTAAACTGACAGAGAATTATGTGGTAAGTAATGCTAAGATCAAAGCTGCTCTCGGGATTGATAAAATGCCTGTGACAGCTAAAGAGGGGTTGATTAAAACCATTCGTTCATTTGAAGAAACTAAATAAGTTATGTACTATTTAATAATCCTGGTTCTGCTATTTCTGGCAGAACTTTTTTATTTCCGTATTGCTGATAAATGCAATATCATCGATAAACCGAACGAGCGGAGTTCGCACACCCGGATCACTTTGAGAGGGGGAGGAATCATTTTCTTCTTTGGCGCATTAGCTTACTTTCTGACGAATCAGTTTGAGTATCCTTGGTTTATGCTGGCTCTGACATTGATTACTTTTATCAGTTTTGTAGACGACATTCGTTCTACTTCTCAGGGGTTACGTTTGGTGTTTCATTTTACGGCGATGGCTTTGATGTTCTATCAATGGGGGTTGTTCAGTTTGCCTTGGTGGACCATTGTGGTTGCTTTGATTGTTTGCACAGGGATTATCAATGCCTATAATTTTATGGATGGTATTAATGGTATTACAGGTGGATACTCGTTGGTGGTGCTGACGGCATTAGCATTTATAAATGGGGTATATGTTCCATTTGTAGAGCCGACTTTGATTTATACCATGCTTTGTGCTGTGTTGGTCTTTAACTTCTTCAATTTCCGGAAACAGGCAAAGTGTTTTGCGGGGGATGTAGGTTCGGTTAGCATTGCTTTCGTGATCCTCTTTCTGATCGGTATGCTGATAATCCGTACGGAAAATTTCAGCTGGATTGTCTTGTTGGCAGTCTATGGGGTGGATAGTGTGCTGACAATAATTCATCGGTTGATGTTGCATGAGAATATTGGTTTGCCACATCGGAAACATTTGTATCAGATTATGGCAAATGAGCTGAAAATTCCTCACGTAGTGGTTTCATTGGTGTATATGTTGGTGCAGGCAGTAGTTATAGCCGGGTATCTTCTATTTCCGGGGAATGAATATGGGTATTTGTCGGGTACCATTATTGCGCTGAGTTTGGTCTATATTCTATTTATGAAGCGTTTCTTTTGCTTGCATCAAGCGAAGTGATATTGTCAATATTATGCTTCCTACCATAGATCTAATATAGTCTAAAAAATAAAAGAAGTTACAGTCGAAAAAATAATAGAGTTACAAAACAAATGGTAACTAATAATTACGATGATTCATATTCAATATAGCATTGATATTCCCATTTTTTATATTTAGCTTATAACATCCCAATACGGTCATTGATTTCCTCTTTTATTTGATGCCCCCAATAGGCATCAACTCCTGCTATGTGCGCATATCGCTGGTAGTTGCTGACAACACTGATTACCTTGTCTACGTATTTCTCCTTATAGGCTACCAATGTACCCACTTTCCGATTCCATAAAAACACATCAAGATTTTGTATCATTATTGTTTCTCCTTACTCTTTGGGGAATGAATTTATTTAGTTGTTTCAGTGCCATTAGTGGCATGGGCAACTCAGGCAGTAAATCACTTATACGTTGCTCCATGCCGATTATCCGCAACAATGATATGAAATTATTTAGGGTCATGTTCTGATTGACACCTTATTCAAAATGGCTTATAGTAGCAAGACTCACACCGGATTTCTCCGCCATTTCCTTTTGGCTCATCCGTGCGGCAAGCCTATACTCCTTTATGCGTTTCGCTAAAAGTAGCATTATCTCTTGGTTGGTAATATAGTCCGCTTTACTTATATATGGTGGAATATTATTGTTTAATTGCAAAATTTAAAAATAATATCTATATATTACTACTATTGTGAGACTTTCTGTACTGGAACTATGCATTTGTCGGATGAACTAAAACTTAACTGATATTGGGTACATGTGTATGAACCTGTTTTGAACGAAGAGCTTAGAATTATGATACAGATAATCAGTGTCTTATAAGTTTTTCTGAGAAAACTGCTTTCCGGACCGTTTTTTCCTTTGCCGATAATTTGTAAATCTTCATCTTTGCAGTGTTGATCAACGAAACATGAATGAAACGTAGTAGTAACATTAGTAAAGAAGGAGAAAAATTATGCCTTTATTTTATAGAGCGAGACAATCGCAGTTGAAAACTAAAGAGGGAAAGAAACAGTGGCACCTGACTCTGGTGAAAGTTGGAAAAATGGTAACTTCACAACAGTTGGCTGAAGTAATAGCTGAAAAATCATCGTTGACACCGGGTGATGTTCATAATGTGATTCGTAACTTGATGACTGCCATGCGTAAAGAATTGTTGAATAGCCGTTCGGTACGTCTGGAGGGATTAGGCACTTTCACGATGAAAGCTTGTACACAAGGGCATGGAGTGGATCAAGAGGAAGAGGTGAGTCCGAATCAGGTGGCGGCTCTTCGTTGTCTGTTTACTCCGGAATATACTCGTCCCGCAGCTATCGGCACTACCCGTGCTTTGCTTCAGGGAGTGGAATTCCAGAAAGTCAGTGCGATAGGGGGAGCAATTAATGGCGGATCGGGTAGTGGAGATATTGTGGATGATCCGACAGCCTGATAAAATTTATTGCTGATATAATAATTGTTGACAATGGAAGGAGGATAAAGAGTATGAAGAAAACGGGATGGAATATTATATTGAAGTTGATTATTGCTGTGGCAAGTGCTGTAGCCGGTGTAATAGGCGGGCAGGCTATGACATTATAAAACGGAATTAATAACCAAACAGGGTGAACTCCCGATAGCCATTAGAGGCTTTCGGGAGTTTTTCTTTTTCCCATGATCTTGTCTATAATCAGAGCGATGGCTCCATCACCGGTTACGTTACAAGCTGTACCGAAACTGTCCATGGCAATGTAGAGGGCGATCATCAATGCCTGGGCCGATTCATCGAAACCGAGCATGGACTGGAGGATGCCTAAAGAAGCCATAATAGCGCCTCCAGGAACGCCGGGAGCGGCAATCATCGTGATGCCGAGCATGAAAATGAAACCTGCAAACAGGGAAAAATCGAAAGGCATGCCCTGCATCATCATTAAGGCTAAAGCACAGGCCACAATCTTCAGGGTGCTTCCGGATAAATGAATGGTGGCGCAAAGCGGGATGACAAATCCGGCTATATCGGCTGATACACCGTTCTTCTTGGTCTGTTCGAGTGTGACAGGGATGGTGGCGGCTGATGACTGAGTACCTAAAGCGGTGAAATAAGCCGGCAGCATCCGTCCCAACAAGCGGAATGGGTTTTTACGGACAAACAATGCCGCAATGCAATATTGAAAAACCAGCAAAAAAATATGTAGTATAAAAATGACACCGATAATTTTAATAAACACCATAAGGATGGAGAATACTTGTCCGGAGTGTGTCATATTGAGGAAAATACCAAAGATGTAAATGGGCAGCAACGGGAGGATGACTGCGCTTATCATACGTACGATGATCTCTTGAAAGTCTCGTGCTACGTTTTTCAGGGCGTCACTATGCAGGCTTGCCAATCCCAGGCCGAGGGTAAAGGCAAGGACCAGTGCCGTCATGACAT containing:
- a CDS encoding HU family DNA-binding protein, which gives rise to MPLFYRARQSQLKTKEGKKQWHLTLVKVGKMVTSQQLAEVIAEKSSLTPGDVHNVIRNLMTAMRKELLNSRSVRLEGLGTFTMKACTQGHGVDQEEEVSPNQVAALRCLFTPEYTRPAAIGTTRALLQGVEFQKVSAIGGAINGGSGSGDIVDDPTA
- a CDS encoding polysaccharide biosynthesis protein — translated: MFKDKTLLITGGTGSFGNAVLKRFLDSDIKEVRIFSRDEKKQDDMRHRLQNKKVKFYIGDVRDKRSVDGVMNGVDYIFHAAALKQVPSCEFFPVQAVRTNVLGTENVLDSAIEHGVKNVVVLSTDKACYPINAMGISKAMMEKVAIAKGRQMGEGGQTTICCTRYGNVMASRGSVIPLWVEQMKAGKDITITDPNMTRFMMTLDDAVDLVIYAFQHGHNGDLFVQKAPAATLDTLARSLKEIYKMDTPVRVIGTRHGEKLYESLVTREEMAKAEDMGNYYRIPCDARDLNYDKYFVEGQEKVSKFEDYHSHNTHRLDVDGMKQLLLKLDMIKEDVCLK
- a CDS encoding dicarboxylate/amino acid:cation symporter; translated protein: MKKIHIGLLPRIIIAIILGIAIGNFLPTPLVRLFVTFNSIFGEFLNFSIPLIILGLVTIAIADIGKGAGRMLLVTALIAYGATLFSGFLSYFTGAAIFPSLITPGAPLDEVSEAQGILPYFSVAIPPLMNVMTALVLAFTLGLGLASLHSDALKNVARDFQEIIVRMISAVILPLLPIYIFGIFLNMTHSGQVFSILMVFIKIIGVIFILHIFLLVFQYCIAALFVRKNPFRLLGRMLPAYFTALGTQSSAATIPVTLEQTKKNGVSADIAGFVIPLCATIHLSGSTLKIVACALALMMMQGMPFDFSLFAGFIFMLGITMIAAPGVPGGAIMASLGILQSMLGFDESAQALMIALYIAMDSFGTACNVTGDGAIALIIDKIMGKRKTPESL
- a CDS encoding polymerase codes for the protein MTYSNITYIGAYSLIAFCSVITHTILPIPPTVIFFCLSSLLALWCVKRNEFKIKSINRVSIFPLLLSSYLLLFQLLLEVPFRALVSPFLAPLYFVVALFYLSILNKRNIDNLINKFIYISLGVFIIECLWRMSHPSLPKGVDEVVVGADRWFYLFKGGGLMYSETNGLAIHIIIVYFFVVWWSLLHKKNMLIEKSCLLVLIILTFSRAALISIPLGWLYMYCIGRMSKKIQIFLFFLVLVITIAVMPTLISNLESDPSTAMKLSVFAEILEYYKHIDLLPFLYGIGNYNSMNVFSIYAHNYLLVFLVEMGFLGLLLLLFQFLFFIKVSRGQFLFVFVPFFVQVMSSTTIFIPHLYIIAAIIVYYSTYYEKDKNIIS
- a CDS encoding MraY family glycosyltransferase, whose amino-acid sequence is MYYLIILVLLFLAELFYFRIADKCNIIDKPNERSSHTRITLRGGGIIFFFGALAYFLTNQFEYPWFMLALTLITFISFVDDIRSTSQGLRLVFHFTAMALMFYQWGLFSLPWWTIVVALIVCTGIINAYNFMDGINGITGGYSLVVLTALAFINGVYVPFVEPTLIYTMLCAVLVFNFFNFRKQAKCFAGDVGSVSIAFVILFLIGMLIIRTENFSWIVLLAVYGVDSVLTIIHRLMLHENIGLPHRKHLYQIMANELKIPHVVVSLVYMLVQAVVIAGYLLFPGNEYGYLSGTIIALSLVYILFMKRFFCLHQAK
- a CDS encoding NAD-dependent epimerase/dehydratase family protein produces the protein MNILITGAYGFVGTNLINNLKIKHNLYGLDIVRPTREGVLKTFCWKDIDPESFPLQTLPQFDAIIHLAGKAHDTKKQSAAQSYFDINTGLTQKIFDFFLESSAKKFIFFSSVKAAADSVVGDMLTEDVIPAPIGPYGESKIRAEEYIKEHFAFPTVSSCECSPFREMTSVTEKQVYILRPCMIHGPGNKGNLNLLYNVVKKGIPWPLGDFENRRSFTSIDNLCYVIEGLLTKEVPTGIYHMGDDEALSTNELIAIMCEAMGKQPHIWKMNKGFMEGCAGLGTLLHLPLNTERLRKLTENYVVSNAKIKAALGIDKMPVTAKEGLIKTIRSFEETK
- a CDS encoding glycosyltransferase family 4 protein, producing MKILLVSQYFWPETFRVNDLAQELVLRGNEVTVLTGKPNYPQGAIYKGYSFWGYKKEYYKGIELIRVPLIPRGKGSGLRLALNYLSFVLFSCLYILFHKRKFDVSLTFAISPITQVYAALLHKKLFGSRAYLWVQDLWPESVSAAGKMNSGLVYRMLTKMVQSIYQKVDGICIQSEAFSQSILQKGDYKHKISYIPNWAEDLFTDDSLINKEHFKSLIPDGFVVMFAGNIGEAQDFDSILKAAIRTKEYKDIKWVIVGDGRKKEFVEQQVKELNLCDTVFLLGRYPLEDMPDLFIHADVMLVSLKDQNIFSLTIPSKIQSYMAFGKPIISMINGIGNEIIKEANCGFTANAGDFESLANNVKRLSRMDKNMLYEKGRAGKEYYQLSFAKKKIIDNLIEVFQSE
- the wecB gene encoding non-hydrolyzing UDP-N-acetylglucosamine 2-epimerase, producing MLKVMTIVGTRPEIIKLSRVMAELDKYTEHIMVHTGQNFDYELNEIFFQELRIRKPDYFLDAAGKNAAETIANVIRKSDELMDQVKPDALLLYGDTNSCISVISAKRRKIPIFHMEAGNRCFDQRVPEEINRKIVDHLSDINMPLSEHARKYLLAEGLRPETVIKIGSPMTEVLIYHKAEIEENDVLEKEGLKKGDYFIVSTHREENVDSEKNFSDLLSSLNAIVDKYHKKVIVSTHPRTRKKLESIGFINSNPMIEFMKPFGFMEYIKLQQNAFCVISDSGTITEESSILHFPAITIRQAHERPEGMDEGTLIMTGLNSDRILESIEIVTSQYAEGADVIHSIPDYASDNVSKKVVRIILSYTDYINRTVWHKEI
- a CDS encoding glycosyltransferase family 4 protein, giving the protein MKKIKILFLSSSLENSGPVNVLFNIIKYLDREKMDVTILSLGHSKNKSRKEEFKALVGLNVVELHYKNICQSFCQYFNFMNSYKFDIIHAHCLRSLLFIFLINSNSLKFYTIHIFPGYQTLAIQGKLRGKGLNILSRFLIKRTDVNIACADFLRREIIDSITSHCLSVPNGVEAKAKISVFEKNVLKSKLSLDLKMQYFIFIGRLSVEKRPMFLIENFIKSFPKEYGLIILGDGPLLSQILPFNSERIRVLGFKTNVFDYLVASDFYISASVVEGLANTFLEALSVGLPCLVSNIPSHREVLSGSEEFIGLDFETDDGDDFQYKALCFLEQISKNTKLNVARYFEKYYTAKRMSEDYQKIYISKYTEKKDV
- a CDS encoding smalltalk protein, encoding MKKTGWNIILKLIIAVASAVAGVIGGQAMTL
- a CDS encoding dTDP-4-dehydrorhamnose reductase family protein; translation: MVKKKILLFGATGMAGHMAYYYLQCTGKYDLVNVVYRTQLTDDSIVVDVTDGDAVSRLVREVRPDFILNCIGVLIRGSREHPDNAILINAWFPHLLKKLSDEVGAKLIHISTDCVFSGKKGNYSETDFRDADDVYGRSKALGEIINDKDLTIRTSIIGPELKENGEGLFHWFMHQHGCVNGFQTAIWGGVTTLELAKAIDVAIDQGVTGLIQLSNGLGISKFDLLHLFSRIWHKQDVEILPFDGNGIDKSIAKSARFSYVVPGYEEMLREQYDWMQNKQELYRTLYL
- a CDS encoding helix-turn-helix domain-containing protein; the encoded protein is MLLLAKRIKEYRLAARMSQKEMAEKSGVSLATISHFE